From the genome of Pseudomonas yamanorum, one region includes:
- a CDS encoding CobW family GTP-binding protein translates to MLQNIPTHMIAGPLGAGKTSLIKHLLAQRPANERWAVLINEFGQIGLDAALLTRDDDGIALGEVAGGCLCCVNGAPFQVGLGRLLRKAKPDRLFIEPSGLGHPAQLLKQLREAPWQQVLAVQPCVLVLDAQALAAGKPLPDAQREALASAGLLVLNKNEALSDAQRLVIQGQLPDRPIYWTQQAHLPLAQLPGLNAQAAAAVDNFEVPKGVGQMPAIWTDPSAPICLSQGQEGGWSIGWRWHPSQQFDRQRLQQWLALLDWRRAKLVIHSLDGWMSANAVDNAMLAWLPSEWRRDSRIELIFSEAQDVAQLQDALADCRQ, encoded by the coding sequence ATGCTGCAGAACATTCCTACCCACATGATTGCCGGGCCCTTGGGCGCCGGCAAGACCAGCCTGATCAAGCACCTGCTGGCCCAGCGCCCGGCCAACGAGCGCTGGGCGGTGTTGATCAACGAGTTCGGGCAGATTGGCCTGGATGCCGCGTTGCTCACCCGTGATGACGACGGTATTGCCCTCGGTGAAGTGGCGGGTGGTTGCCTGTGTTGCGTCAACGGTGCGCCGTTCCAGGTAGGACTGGGCCGTTTGTTGCGTAAGGCCAAGCCCGACCGGCTGTTTATCGAGCCGTCCGGGTTGGGGCATCCGGCTCAACTGCTCAAGCAATTGCGGGAAGCGCCCTGGCAGCAGGTGCTGGCGGTGCAGCCGTGCGTGCTGGTACTGGATGCCCAGGCGTTGGCGGCGGGCAAGCCATTACCTGATGCCCAACGTGAGGCATTGGCCAGCGCCGGGCTGTTGGTATTGAACAAGAATGAAGCCCTGAGTGATGCGCAGCGCCTGGTGATTCAAGGGCAATTGCCTGACCGGCCGATCTATTGGACTCAGCAGGCGCATCTACCCCTGGCGCAACTGCCGGGTTTGAACGCTCAAGCCGCAGCGGCTGTGGATAACTTCGAGGTGCCCAAAGGCGTGGGGCAAATGCCGGCCATCTGGACGGATCCGTCGGCGCCGATTTGCCTGAGTCAGGGCCAGGAGGGTGGCTGGAGCATTGGTTGGCGCTGGCATCCAAGCCAGCAATTCGACCGGCAGCGCTTGCAGCAATGGCTGGCGTTGCTGGACTGGCGGCGGGCAAAACTGGTTATCCACAGCCTCGACGGTTGGATGTCCGCCAACGCTGTGGATAACGCCATGTTGGCCTGGTTGCCCAGTGAATGGCGCCGAGATTCGCGTATCGAATTGATCTTCAGTGAAGCGCAGGATGTTGCGCAATTACAGGACGCGTTAGCCGATTGCCGTCAGTGA
- a CDS encoding DUF3301 domain-containing protein: protein MLTLGNIFVLMLLATGAAWLWHNHGLRERALERVKQHCAKLDIELLDGAVALKRIGFVKDASGRRRLARIYNFEFTVTGETRHPGTITQFGAHSAQIELAPYPFEIKTPLPSAEIIELSQWRQEHGSSKTRH, encoded by the coding sequence ATGCTGACCCTCGGAAATATCTTCGTGCTGATGCTGCTGGCGACCGGTGCCGCCTGGCTGTGGCACAACCACGGCCTGCGCGAGCGGGCGCTGGAACGGGTCAAGCAGCACTGCGCCAAGCTCGACATTGAGCTGCTCGATGGCGCCGTGGCGTTGAAGCGTATCGGTTTTGTGAAGGATGCCAGCGGTCGGCGGCGTTTGGCACGGATCTACAACTTTGAATTCACCGTGACCGGCGAAACGCGGCACCCGGGGACCATCACCCAGTTCGGCGCCCACAGCGCGCAAATCGAGCTGGCGCCCTACCCGTTTGAGATCAAGACGCCACTGCCCAGCGCCGAGATCATCGAGCTAAGCCAGTGGCGCCAGGAGCATGGCAGCAGCAAGACCCGTCACTGA
- the pdxY gene encoding pyridoxal kinase PdxY, with translation MKRTPHLLAIQSHVVFGHAGNSAAVFPMQRVGVNVWPLNTVQFSNHTQYGQWAGEVLAPQQIPALVEGIAAIGELGNCDAVLSGYLGSAAQGRAILTGVARIKAINPKALYLCDPVMGHPEKGCIVPQEVSDFLLDEAAAMADFLCPNQLELDSFAGRKPQSLFDCLGMARALLARGPKAVLVKHLDYPGKLPDGFEMLLVTAEGSWHLRRPLLAFPRQPVGVGDLTSGLFLARVLLGDSLVAAFEFTAAAVHEVLLETQACASYELELVRAQDRIAHPRVRFEATPIGL, from the coding sequence ATGAAACGTACGCCCCATCTGCTTGCGATCCAGTCTCATGTGGTCTTTGGCCACGCCGGAAACAGCGCCGCCGTGTTCCCCATGCAACGGGTCGGGGTGAACGTGTGGCCGCTCAATACCGTGCAGTTCTCCAACCACACTCAGTATGGTCAGTGGGCGGGAGAAGTGTTGGCGCCGCAGCAAATTCCTGCACTGGTGGAAGGCATCGCGGCGATTGGCGAGCTGGGCAACTGTGATGCGGTGCTCTCCGGCTATCTGGGCAGCGCGGCCCAGGGGCGGGCGATCCTTACCGGTGTGGCGCGGATCAAGGCGATCAACCCAAAGGCTTTGTACCTGTGCGACCCGGTGATGGGCCATCCGGAGAAAGGCTGCATCGTGCCCCAGGAGGTCAGCGACTTCCTGCTGGACGAAGCGGCGGCGATGGCCGACTTCCTGTGCCCCAACCAGTTGGAGTTGGACAGCTTTGCCGGGCGCAAGCCACAGTCGCTGTTCGATTGCCTGGGCATGGCCCGTGCGTTGCTGGCCCGTGGGCCGAAAGCGGTGTTGGTCAAGCACCTGGATTATCCCGGCAAGCTGCCGGACGGCTTCGAGATGCTACTGGTGACAGCCGAAGGCAGCTGGCACCTGCGCCGGCCGTTGCTGGCGTTCCCGCGTCAGCCGGTGGGCGTGGGTGACCTGACGTCGGGCCTGTTTTTGGCGCGGGTGTTGTTGGGCGACAGCCTGGTGGCGGCCTTTGAGTTCACCGCTGCAGCAGTGCACGAAGTGCTGCTGGAAACCCAGGCGTGCGCCAGCTATGAGCTGGAACTGGTGCGCGCCCAGGACCGGATTGCCCATCCGCGGGTTCGCTTTGAGGCGACGCCAATAGGGCTTTAA
- a CDS encoding acyl-CoA thioesterase gives MEPGNAQLSMTVLMTPDMANFSGNVHGGTLLKYLDEVAYACASRYAGRYVVTLSVDQVIFREPIHVGELVTFLASVNYTGNTSMEVGIKVVTENIRERSVRHTNSCFFTMVAVDDQRKPAAVPPLQPQNSEDKRRFVQAQQRRQIRQELEKRYQEIKADGP, from the coding sequence ATGGAACCCGGAAACGCCCAGCTGTCGATGACAGTATTGATGACCCCTGACATGGCCAACTTTTCAGGCAATGTGCACGGCGGCACGCTGCTCAAATACCTCGACGAAGTGGCCTACGCCTGCGCCAGCCGTTATGCCGGCCGTTACGTGGTGACGCTGTCGGTGGACCAGGTGATTTTTCGCGAGCCGATCCATGTCGGCGAGCTGGTGACCTTCCTGGCCTCAGTCAACTACACCGGCAACACGTCGATGGAAGTGGGGATCAAGGTGGTCACCGAGAACATCCGCGAGCGTTCGGTGCGCCATACCAATAGCTGCTTCTTCACCATGGTCGCGGTGGATGACCAGCGCAAACCGGCCGCCGTACCGCCGCTGCAACCGCAGAACAGCGAAGACAAGCGCCGATTTGTGCAGGCTCAACAGCGCCGGCAGATTCGCCAGGAGCTGGAGAAGCGCTATCAGGAAATCAAGGCCGACGGGCCTTAA
- a CDS encoding cation:proton antiporter — protein MHAISFIQDLAVIMLVAGVVTILFHRLKQPVVLGYIVAGFIIGPHTPPFGLIHDEDTIKTLAELGVIFLMFCLGLEFSLRKLFRVGATAFIAAFLEIILMIWIGYEIGRWFDWNTMDSLFLGAILAISSTTIIVKALNDLKMKNQRFAQLIFGVLIVEDILGIGIIALLSSIAVSGSVSSGEVFSTVGKLSLFMIVALVIGILLVPRLLEYVAKFESNEMLLITVLGLCFGFCLLVVKLEYSMVLGAFLIGAIMAESRQLLKIERLIEPVRDMFSAIFFVAIGLMIDPQILLQYAWPIAVITVAVVLGKMLSCGLGAFIAGNDGRTSLRVGMGLSQIGEFSFIIAALGMTLQVTSDFLYPVAVAVSAITTLLTPYLIRGADPLSLKIAAVMPKRMSRVFGMYGEWLRSIQPQGEGAMLASMIRKIILQVGVNLALVVAIFFAGSFFAARIGSYLEGWISDPSWQKALIWGGALLLSLPFLIAAYRKLKALSMLLAEMSVKPEMAGRHTQRVRRVIAEVIPILSLLVIFLLLAALSASILPTNKLLVLIAVVTAAVAAVLWRWFIRVHTRMQVALLETLDNHKDTPEH, from the coding sequence ATGCACGCCATCAGCTTTATCCAGGACCTGGCCGTGATCATGCTGGTGGCCGGGGTGGTGACGATCCTGTTCCATCGGCTCAAGCAGCCGGTGGTGTTGGGGTATATCGTCGCCGGCTTTATTATCGGCCCGCACACCCCACCGTTTGGCCTGATCCACGACGAAGACACCATCAAGACCCTGGCCGAACTGGGGGTGATCTTCCTGATGTTCTGCCTGGGCCTGGAGTTCAGCCTGCGCAAGCTGTTCAGGGTCGGTGCCACGGCGTTCATTGCTGCGTTCCTCGAGATCATCCTGATGATCTGGATCGGCTACGAAATCGGCCGCTGGTTCGACTGGAACACCATGGACTCACTGTTCCTGGGCGCGATCCTGGCGATTTCCTCCACCACCATCATCGTCAAGGCACTCAATGACCTGAAGATGAAAAACCAGCGCTTTGCCCAGCTGATTTTTGGCGTGCTGATCGTCGAAGACATCCTCGGCATCGGCATCATCGCCTTGCTGTCGAGCATCGCCGTCAGCGGTTCGGTCAGCTCGGGCGAGGTGTTCTCCACCGTCGGCAAGCTGTCGTTGTTCATGATCGTCGCGCTGGTGATCGGGATCTTGCTGGTGCCACGCTTGCTGGAGTACGTAGCCAAGTTCGAAAGCAACGAAATGCTGCTGATCACCGTGCTGGGCCTGTGCTTCGGCTTCTGCCTGCTGGTGGTCAAGCTGGAATACAGCATGGTGCTGGGGGCGTTTCTGATCGGCGCGATCATGGCCGAATCCCGGCAATTGTTGAAGATTGAACGCCTGATCGAACCGGTTCGCGACATGTTCAGTGCGATCTTCTTTGTTGCCATTGGTTTGATGATCGACCCGCAAATCCTCTTGCAATACGCCTGGCCGATCGCGGTGATTACCGTGGCCGTGGTGCTGGGGAAGATGTTGTCCTGCGGGCTGGGGGCGTTTATCGCCGGCAACGATGGCCGCACCTCGCTGCGGGTGGGGATGGGCCTGTCACAGATTGGCGAGTTTTCATTCATCATCGCCGCGCTGGGGATGACGTTGCAGGTCACCAGCGATTTCCTGTATCCGGTGGCGGTGGCGGTTTCTGCGATCACCACGCTGCTTACCCCGTATCTGATCCGTGGCGCTGACCCGCTGTCGCTGAAGATTGCGGCCGTGATGCCCAAGCGCATGAGCCGGGTGTTCGGGATGTATGGCGAGTGGTTGCGCAGTATTCAGCCCCAGGGCGAGGGTGCGATGCTGGCGTCGATGATCCGCAAGATCATTTTGCAGGTGGGGGTGAATCTGGCGCTGGTAGTGGCGATCTTCTTTGCCGGCAGCTTTTTCGCGGCGCGTATTGGCAGCTACCTGGAAGGCTGGATCAGCGATCCGAGCTGGCAGAAGGCATTGATCTGGGGTGGGGCGTTGCTGCTGTCGCTGCCGTTCCTGATCGCGGCGTACCGCAAGCTCAAGGCGCTGTCGATGCTGCTGGCGGAGATGAGCGTGAAGCCGGAGATGGCTGGGCGCCACACTCAGCGCGTGCGCCGGGTGATCGCCGAAGTGATCCCGATTCTTTCGCTGCTGGTGATTTTCCTGCTATTGGCAGCCTTGTCGGCCAGTATTCTGCCGACCAACAAGTTGCTGGTGCTGATCGCCGTGGTGACGGCCGCGGTGGCCGCCGTGCTCTGGCGCTGGTTCATCCGCGTGCATACGCGGATGCAGGTCGCTTTGCTGGAGACCCTGGATAACCATAAGGACACGCCGGAGCACTAA
- a CDS encoding SMI1/KNR4 family protein, producing MEEVIEQLREANEPVPVPLELPDEDQLVEIEEQLFIDIPFVFREFLLTVSDVVYGSLEPVTVTDPQSHTYLPDVAANAWDAGVDRSMIPICQDGDDYYCVEEDGTVVLWSGEEELVTEETWESVWHWARDVWLES from the coding sequence GTGGAAGAAGTTATCGAACAATTGCGTGAAGCCAACGAACCGGTACCGGTTCCTCTGGAGCTGCCTGACGAAGACCAACTGGTGGAAATCGAGGAACAACTGTTCATCGATATTCCGTTCGTCTTCCGTGAATTCCTGCTGACCGTCAGCGACGTGGTCTACGGCAGCCTGGAGCCGGTGACCGTCACCGACCCACAGTCCCACACCTACCTGCCAGACGTTGCCGCCAACGCCTGGGATGCCGGTGTTGACCGCAGCATGATCCCGATCTGCCAGGACGGCGACGATTACTACTGCGTCGAAGAAGACGGCACCGTGGTGCTGTGGTCCGGCGAAGAAGAACTCGTCACCGAAGAAACCTGGGAATCGGTGTGGCACTGGGCCCGGGACGTCTGGCTGGAAAGCTGA
- a CDS encoding Tim44 domain-containing protein, giving the protein MKRFLSIAMALCIGLTMSLDANAKRFGGGKSMGSAPSHQTSQMAPSGGGMGGAAATAGAAGAAGAAAKAGGASRWLGPLAGIAAGGLLASMFMGGGFQGMQIFDILIMAVIAFLIFRFIAARRRKQQEHMAPAGAPMQREVFEQKPAAMGSIFGGSAAPAAARPVINAPAWFNEERFVEAARSHFQSLQQHWDANEMDKIAEFVTPQLLEFLKRERADLGDGFQSTYIEDLKVQLEGVDDRADKTIATLTFSGVSKTSRFDQGEVFSESWNMERPQGENQPWLVAGIRQNG; this is encoded by the coding sequence ATGAAACGTTTTCTTAGCATCGCCATGGCGTTGTGCATCGGCCTGACGATGAGCCTCGACGCCAACGCCAAGCGCTTCGGTGGCGGCAAATCCATGGGCTCGGCCCCGAGCCACCAGACCAGCCAAATGGCCCCATCCGGCGGCGGCATGGGCGGCGCAGCTGCGACCGCTGGCGCGGCCGGTGCCGCAGGCGCTGCTGCCAAGGCTGGCGGTGCTTCGCGCTGGTTGGGCCCTCTGGCCGGTATCGCGGCCGGTGGCCTGCTCGCCTCCATGTTCATGGGCGGCGGCTTCCAGGGCATGCAGATCTTCGACATCCTGATCATGGCGGTCATCGCCTTCCTGATCTTCCGCTTTATCGCCGCCCGTCGCCGCAAGCAGCAGGAGCACATGGCTCCGGCTGGCGCGCCGATGCAGCGTGAAGTGTTCGAGCAGAAGCCTGCTGCAATGGGTTCGATCTTCGGTGGTTCGGCGGCTCCTGCCGCCGCTCGTCCGGTGATCAACGCGCCAGCCTGGTTCAACGAAGAGCGTTTCGTCGAAGCGGCCCGCAGCCACTTCCAGTCCCTGCAGCAACACTGGGACGCCAACGAAATGGACAAGATCGCCGAGTTCGTGACCCCGCAATTGCTGGAATTCCTCAAGCGCGAACGTGCTGACCTGGGCGACGGCTTCCAGTCGACCTACATCGAAGACCTGAAAGTGCAGCTTGAAGGTGTGGATGACCGCGCCGACAAGACCATCGCCACCCTGACCTTCAGCGGCGTGTCGAAGACTTCGCGTTTTGACCAGGGCGAAGTGTTCAGCGAAAGCTGGAACATGGAACGCCCACAAGGCGAAAACCAGCCTTGGCTGGTCGCCGGTATCCGCCAGAACGGCTGA
- the uvrD gene encoding DNA helicase II — protein sequence MRDDLSLLLNSLNDAQRQAVAAPVGRQLVLAGAGSGKTRVLVHRIAWLIQVENASPHSILSVTFTNKAAAEMRHRIEQLMGISPAGMWVGTFHGLAHRLLRAHWQEAGLSQTFQILDSDDQQRLVKRVIRELGLDEQRWPVRQAQWFINGQKDEGLRPQHIQASGDLFLATMRSIYEAYEVACQRAGVIDFSELLLRALDLWRDNPGLLAHYQKRFRHILVDEFQDTNAVQYAWLRLLAKGGDSLMVVGDDDQSIYGWRGAKIENIYQYSDDFPDAETIRLEQNYRSTAGILKAANALIANNTGRLGKELWTDGGEGEAINLYAAFNEHDEARYVVETIESALKTGLARSDIAILYRSNAQSRVLEEALLRERIPYRIYGGQRFFERAEIKNAMAYLRLLEGRGNDAALERVINIPARGIGEKTVEAIRDHARHSDVSMWEAMRLLIANKGLTGRAAGALSVFVELIENLAAKCMEMPLHLMTQTVIEQSGLIAYHEAEKGEKGQARVENLEELVSAARAFENNEEDEDLTPLAAFLGHASLEAGDTQADEHEDSIQLMTLHSAKGLEFPYVFLVGMEEGLFPHKMSLEEPGRLEEERRLAYVGITRAMQNLVMTYAETRRLYGSETYNKVSRFVREVPKGLIQEVRLSNSVSRPFGGGQQQNSSSMFAGSEIPETPFSLGQQVKHAIFGEGVILNFEGAGAQARVQVNFAEGSKWLMMGYAKLEAI from the coding sequence ATGCGCGATGATCTCTCCCTTTTGCTGAACTCCCTCAACGATGCCCAACGCCAGGCCGTAGCTGCCCCCGTTGGCCGTCAGTTGGTCCTGGCCGGTGCTGGCTCCGGTAAAACCCGAGTGCTGGTGCACCGTATCGCCTGGTTGATCCAGGTCGAGAACGCCTCGCCTCACTCCATCCTGTCGGTGACCTTCACCAACAAGGCCGCTGCGGAGATGCGTCATCGCATCGAGCAGTTGATGGGCATCAGCCCGGCCGGCATGTGGGTGGGCACCTTCCACGGTCTGGCGCACCGCCTGCTGCGGGCCCATTGGCAGGAAGCCGGCCTGAGCCAGACCTTCCAGATTCTCGACAGCGACGACCAGCAACGCCTGGTCAAGCGGGTGATCCGCGAGCTGGGCCTGGACGAACAACGCTGGCCGGTCCGTCAGGCCCAGTGGTTTATCAATGGCCAGAAAGATGAAGGCCTGCGCCCGCAACATATCCAGGCCAGCGGTGACCTGTTCCTGGCCACCATGCGCAGCATTTATGAAGCCTATGAAGTGGCTTGCCAACGCGCCGGTGTGATCGACTTCTCCGAACTGCTGTTGCGCGCCCTCGACCTGTGGCGCGACAACCCGGGCTTGCTGGCGCACTACCAGAAGCGTTTCCGCCACATCCTGGTGGACGAGTTCCAGGACACCAACGCCGTGCAGTACGCCTGGTTGCGCCTGCTGGCCAAAGGCGGCGACAGCTTGATGGTGGTGGGCGACGACGACCAGTCGATCTACGGCTGGCGTGGCGCGAAAATCGAGAACATCTACCAGTACAGCGACGACTTCCCGGACGCCGAAACCATTCGCCTGGAGCAGAACTACCGCTCCACCGCCGGGATTCTCAAGGCCGCCAACGCCTTGATCGCCAACAACACCGGGCGCCTGGGCAAAGAGCTGTGGACCGACGGCGGCGAAGGCGAGGCGATCAACCTGTACGCCGCCTTCAACGAACACGATGAAGCGCGCTACGTGGTGGAAACCATCGAAAGCGCCCTGAAAACCGGCCTGGCCCGCAGCGATATCGCGATTCTTTATCGTTCTAACGCCCAATCACGGGTGCTGGAAGAGGCCTTGCTGCGCGAGCGCATTCCGTACCGTATCTATGGCGGCCAGCGCTTCTTCGAACGTGCTGAAATCAAGAACGCCATGGCCTACCTGCGCTTGCTGGAAGGTCGCGGCAACGATGCGGCGCTGGAGCGGGTGATCAATATCCCGGCCCGCGGCATTGGCGAGAAGACCGTCGAGGCGATTCGCGACCATGCACGCCACAGCGATGTGTCGATGTGGGAAGCCATGCGCCTGCTGATCGCCAACAAGGGCCTGACCGGCCGTGCGGCCGGTGCGTTGAGCGTGTTTGTCGAGCTGATCGAGAACCTGGCCGCCAAGTGCATGGAAATGCCCCTGCACCTGATGACCCAGACCGTGATCGAGCAGTCCGGCCTGATCGCCTACCACGAAGCGGAAAAAGGCGAGAAAGGCCAGGCCCGGGTAGAAAACCTTGAGGAACTGGTCAGCGCCGCCCGCGCGTTCGAAAACAATGAAGAGGACGAAGACCTGACGCCACTGGCGGCATTCCTCGGCCATGCTTCGCTGGAGGCCGGCGACACCCAGGCTGACGAGCACGAAGACAGCATCCAGCTGATGACCTTGCACAGCGCCAAGGGCCTGGAATTCCCGTACGTGTTCCTGGTGGGTATGGAAGAAGGCCTGTTCCCCCACAAGATGAGTCTGGAAGAGCCCGGCCGCCTGGAAGAGGAGCGCCGCCTGGCCTATGTGGGCATCACCCGGGCCATGCAGAACCTGGTGATGACCTACGCCGAAACGCGGCGCCTGTACGGCAGTGAGACCTACAACAAGGTCTCGCGCTTCGTACGTGAAGTGCCGAAAGGGCTGATTCAGGAAGTGCGCCTGTCAAACAGCGTCAGCCGACCATTCGGCGGCGGCCAGCAGCAGAACTCCAGCAGCATGTTCGCCGGCTCGGAAATCCCCGAAACACCGTTCAGCCTTGGCCAGCAGGTCAAGCATGCGATCTTCGGCGAAGGCGTGATCCTCAACTTCGAAGGCGCCGGCGCCCAAGCCCGGGTGCAGGTGAACTTCGCCGAAGGCAGCAAGTGGCTGATGATGGGCTACGCCAAGCTCGAAGCAATCTGA
- a CDS encoding EAL domain-containing protein: MTLSIDLAGPSVAPAQVIRKHYAMEMAVERTRLLYQGSLLPTLLMLVNGLVCAWLLWSPQRYLLDSIWLVWLLTLVALRVIQVAAFDSAMPSRQALPIWRRMFMLGSAVSGLTLASAAIALVPVDSFAQQAWVFGLLGAATLSASVAYAVSLPAFLSFALPCLVPAILYLFWTGDPQQQGWGFLGLILLASLSLVAWQVNRLIQRGLLRRFQNQALIEHLQQAQQRSEQLNQELVREVEQRRQVERELREAQIGLQQRVDQRSQELDVASLALSKSEARLAMALQASELGLWDWNLQTDEVHHTQLKELFGLEPEYVTAMLSHLKPRLHPDDLPLLKRALVEHLKGRSEDYLVEYRVRHGDGHWVWIQDRGRAVERSPGGRVTRMLGTRRDISAGKALEEQQRLASTVFEAASEGIVILDPDYVLVAVNQAFSRVTGFDIDDMIGRNVVELPSSRDARRHFPVIRQALLSHGTWQGELVETRKNGELYPQWLQLNVVRDIRGNVSHIVGFFADLSARRESEERMRYLTHYDELTGLANRSLFRERLREAHQRVRQGGRSLALLHINLDRFKLLNDSLGHEVADQLLQKMARRLINALPEADTIARLSGDEFAVLFDAYGNLSSLARVATRLLAKLRVPVTVEGHELVVSASMGVSLLPDNAREISALVSQSNMAMQHAKHLGGNNFQFYTDSLQASTLERLQLENQLRKAIDERQLTVFYQPKLCLASGKLNAAEALIRWEHPHWGMVPPGDFIGLAEETGLIVPLGEFVLRQACWQACEWQRQGLEPIRVSVNLSVHQLRQGKLVSLVRQVLEETGLDPQYLELELTESQLLDSVEHIISTFQQLRDLGVKLAIDDFGTGYSSLSYLKRIPVDYVKIDQTFIRGLGQGREDASITRAIIAMAHGLSLKVVAEGVEDQQQLDFLRAEQCDEVQGYLISRPVEADGLADLLRKNADFP; the protein is encoded by the coding sequence ATGACCCTTAGCATTGACCTGGCTGGCCCCTCGGTGGCGCCGGCGCAGGTTATCCGCAAGCACTACGCCATGGAGATGGCGGTCGAGCGCACGCGCCTGCTTTACCAGGGCTCCCTGCTGCCTACCTTATTAATGCTGGTGAACGGACTGGTCTGCGCCTGGTTACTCTGGAGCCCGCAGCGTTACCTGCTGGACAGCATTTGGCTGGTGTGGCTGCTGACGCTGGTGGCCCTGCGGGTGATTCAGGTGGCGGCGTTCGATTCGGCCATGCCGAGTCGTCAGGCGCTCCCGATCTGGCGCCGCATGTTCATGCTGGGCTCGGCCGTCAGCGGCCTGACGCTGGCCAGCGCTGCCATCGCCCTGGTGCCGGTGGACAGCTTCGCGCAACAGGCCTGGGTGTTCGGCTTGCTCGGCGCGGCGACCTTGTCCGCGAGTGTGGCCTACGCCGTCAGCCTGCCTGCGTTTCTGTCGTTTGCCTTGCCCTGTCTGGTGCCGGCCATCCTCTATTTATTCTGGACCGGCGACCCGCAGCAGCAGGGTTGGGGCTTTTTGGGCCTGATTCTGCTGGCCTCCCTGAGCCTGGTGGCGTGGCAGGTCAACCGCCTGATCCAGCGCGGGCTGCTCAGGCGCTTCCAGAACCAGGCGTTGATCGAGCACCTGCAGCAAGCGCAGCAGCGCAGCGAGCAGTTGAATCAGGAACTGGTGCGTGAAGTGGAGCAGCGACGCCAGGTCGAGCGAGAGTTGCGCGAGGCGCAGATCGGCCTGCAACAGCGCGTCGATCAGCGTAGCCAGGAACTGGATGTCGCCAGCCTGGCCCTGAGCAAAAGCGAGGCGCGCCTGGCGATGGCATTGCAGGCCAGCGAACTGGGCCTGTGGGACTGGAACCTGCAAACCGACGAGGTCCACCACACCCAACTCAAGGAGCTGTTCGGCCTGGAGCCGGAATACGTCACGGCGATGCTCAGCCATCTCAAGCCGCGTCTGCACCCCGACGACTTACCGCTGCTCAAGCGTGCGCTGGTGGAACACCTGAAAGGCCGCAGCGAGGATTACCTGGTGGAGTACCGGGTGCGCCATGGCGATGGCCATTGGGTGTGGATTCAGGACCGTGGCCGCGCCGTGGAGCGCTCGCCCGGCGGACGCGTCACGCGGATGCTCGGCACCCGCCGCGACATCAGTGCTGGCAAAGCTCTGGAAGAACAGCAGCGCCTGGCCTCGACGGTGTTCGAGGCGGCCAGCGAAGGCATTGTGATCCTGGACCCGGACTACGTGCTGGTAGCGGTCAACCAGGCGTTCAGCCGCGTCACCGGCTTCGACATTGACGACATGATCGGCCGCAATGTCGTCGAACTCCCCAGCAGCCGCGACGCACGGCGTCACTTCCCGGTAATCCGCCAGGCGCTGCTTAGCCACGGCACCTGGCAGGGCGAACTGGTGGAAACCCGCAAGAACGGCGAGCTCTACCCGCAATGGCTGCAACTGAATGTGGTGCGCGATATTCGGGGAAATGTCAGCCATATCGTCGGCTTCTTCGCCGATCTGTCCGCGCGGCGCGAGTCCGAGGAGCGCATGCGCTACCTCACTCATTACGATGAATTGACCGGGTTGGCCAACCGTTCATTGTTCCGCGAGCGGCTGCGGGAAGCTCATCAGCGTGTGCGCCAGGGTGGCCGCAGCCTGGCCCTGCTGCATATCAACCTGGACCGTTTCAAGCTGCTCAACGACAGCCTTGGGCATGAAGTAGCCGACCAGTTATTGCAGAAGATGGCCCGCCGCTTGATCAACGCCTTGCCCGAAGCCGACACCATTGCGCGGCTCTCGGGCGATGAATTCGCCGTGTTGTTCGATGCGTACGGCAACCTGTCGAGCCTGGCTCGGGTGGCCACGCGGCTGCTGGCCAAGTTGCGGGTGCCAGTGACGGTGGAAGGGCATGAGCTGGTGGTCAGCGCCTCAATGGGCGTCAGCCTGTTGCCCGACAATGCGCGGGAAATATCCGCGCTGGTCAGCCAGTCGAACATGGCCATGCAGCACGCCAAGCATTTGGGCGGGAATAATTTCCAGTTCTACACCGACAGCCTGCAAGCCAGCACCCTGGAGCGCTTGCAGCTGGAAAACCAGCTGCGCAAGGCGATTGATGAGCGCCAGCTCACGGTGTTCTACCAACCCAAGCTGTGCCTGGCCAGCGGCAAGCTGAATGCCGCTGAGGCGTTGATTCGCTGGGAGCATCCGCACTGGGGCATGGTGCCGCCAGGGGACTTTATCGGGCTGGCCGAAGAAACCGGATTGATCGTACCGCTGGGGGAGTTCGTACTGCGTCAGGCCTGCTGGCAAGCCTGTGAGTGGCAGCGCCAGGGGCTGGAACCGATCCGTGTGTCGGTCAACCTGTCGGTGCACCAGTTGCGCCAAGGGAAGCTGGTCAGTCTGGTGCGCCAGGTGTTGGAAGAAACCGGGCTTGATCCGCAGTACCTGGAGCTGGAGCTGACCGAAAGCCAACTGCTCGACAGTGTCGAACACATTATTTCGACCTTCCAGCAACTGCGCGACTTGGGTGTGAAACTGGCGATTGATGATTTCGGCACCGGCTACTCGTCCCTCAGTTACCTCAAGCGCATCCCCGTGGACTACGTGAAGATCGACCAGACGTTCATTCGAGGCCTCGGGCAGGGCCGCGAAGATGCCTCGATCACCCGCGCAATCATCGCCATGGCCCACGGGCTGTCGCTCAAGGTGGTGGCCGAGGGCGTGGAAGATCAGCAGCAGCTGGATTTCCTGCGGGCCGAGCAATGCGATGAAGTGCAGGGCTATTTGATCAGTCGGCCGGTGGAAGCGGACGGTCTGGCGGATTTGTTACGAAAAAATGCCGATTTTCCGTAG